From Polynucleobacter sp. JS-JIR-II-b4, a single genomic window includes:
- a CDS encoding isocitrate/isopropylmalate dehydrogenase family protein: MKIIIIPGDGIGPETMAVTTQVLESASAKFNLGLVLEQEIAGHSSLEKYGSTVTSILLEKVKAANGLMLGPMATYDFKDESKGEINPSKFFRKELDLFANIRPSRTYPKVPTCVKPFDLAVVRENTEGFYADRNIESGGSEMLITPDVVISLRRITRQCCERIAKAAFELAMTRKKHITIVHKANVLKIGDGMFIEICKAIGQNYPQVQIDDFIVDAMMAHVVRAPERFDTIVTTNMFGDILSDLTAELSGSLGLGGSLNAGEQYAMGQAAHGSAPDIAGKDIANPFSLVLSAAMLLNWHGQKTTQVQFTDASKAIEKCVGLLIDSGEVTRDIGGNLGTKAVGDSFVRHFSKG; encoded by the coding sequence ATGAAAATCATCATCATTCCTGGGGACGGTATTGGCCCAGAAACCATGGCTGTAACAACTCAAGTATTAGAGAGCGCCTCCGCTAAATTTAATTTAGGCCTAGTGCTAGAGCAAGAAATTGCTGGACATAGCAGCCTAGAAAAATATGGGAGCACCGTTACCTCAATACTGCTTGAAAAAGTAAAGGCAGCTAATGGTCTCATGCTCGGACCCATGGCAACGTATGATTTCAAAGATGAGTCTAAAGGCGAGATTAATCCTTCTAAATTTTTTAGAAAAGAATTAGATCTATTTGCCAATATTCGTCCGTCGCGCACATACCCAAAGGTGCCGACCTGTGTAAAGCCCTTTGATCTAGCTGTCGTACGAGAAAATACTGAAGGCTTTTATGCTGATAGGAATATTGAATCTGGCGGCAGCGAAATGCTCATTACGCCTGATGTAGTTATTTCTCTGAGAAGGATTACCAGGCAATGTTGTGAACGTATTGCAAAAGCAGCTTTTGAGCTAGCAATGACTCGCAAAAAGCATATCACCATTGTTCACAAAGCGAACGTCCTCAAAATTGGTGATGGTATGTTTATCGAAATTTGCAAAGCCATTGGCCAAAACTATCCACAAGTGCAAATTGATGATTTCATTGTTGATGCCATGATGGCTCATGTTGTGCGTGCACCAGAACGCTTTGATACTATCGTCACAACTAATATGTTCGGAGATATTTTGTCTGACCTTACGGCGGAGCTATCTGGCAGTCTTGGCCTAGGTGGTTCGCTTAATGCTGGGGAGCAATACGCCATGGGCCAGGCAGCACATGGCTCTGCGCCTGATATTGCTGGTAAGGATATCGCTAACCCATTCTCGCTTGTTCTATCAGCAGCCATGCTCTTGAACTGGCATGGCCAAAAAACTACTCAAGTTCAGTTTACTGATGCATCAAAAGCAATTGAAAAATGCGTTGGGCTATTAATTGACTCCGGCGAAGTAACCAGAGATATTGGCGGAAACCTGGGTACCAAAGCAGTAGGTGATTCTTTTGTTAGACATTTTTC
- a CDS encoding tripartite tricarboxylate transporter substrate binding protein codes for MKTIFRALLTALFLISYCNAQSSAPPFPNKPVTIVVAYAPGGLGDVLARRLADKLSIRTKQTFVVENKPGATGALATRYVAKSKPDGYILLLGQTGEMVINPIVNKDVGYDTNKDFRPVALIGDAPLILAAPGNSSYRTLPEFIKLAKAKPGSMTYASSGSGTPGHLAAASLAQDMNINMAHAPYKGAGQAMTDLLGGHVDIFFSSAPAVIPHIESKALRALAVSSEKRMAILPEVHTVSEDAIKGFNFTLWGGIFAPVGTPDYVANYLNAEINEVLKDPSFSGPLEKDGLFIKINSQAEFMEFIKRETIKYSKLLKTIEIKND; via the coding sequence ATGAAGACAATTTTTCGCGCGCTGTTAACCGCACTATTCTTAATTTCATATTGCAACGCACAAAGTTCTGCGCCCCCTTTTCCTAATAAACCTGTAACGATTGTGGTTGCCTATGCCCCAGGGGGCCTGGGTGATGTTCTAGCTAGACGATTGGCAGATAAGCTGAGTATTCGCACAAAACAAACTTTTGTAGTTGAAAACAAGCCAGGGGCTACAGGGGCCCTAGCCACAAGATATGTTGCCAAATCAAAACCTGATGGTTACATCCTCCTTTTAGGCCAAACTGGCGAAATGGTGATCAATCCAATTGTGAATAAGGATGTGGGCTACGACACCAATAAAGATTTCAGGCCCGTAGCACTAATAGGGGATGCCCCACTCATTCTTGCCGCACCAGGAAACTCTAGCTATCGCACCCTCCCTGAATTTATTAAGCTCGCCAAAGCAAAACCAGGATCAATGACTTACGCCTCATCAGGTAGCGGGACGCCCGGACATTTAGCTGCGGCATCCCTAGCGCAAGATATGAATATTAATATGGCGCATGCCCCCTATAAGGGAGCTGGGCAGGCAATGACTGATTTGCTTGGCGGTCATGTCGATATCTTTTTCTCAAGCGCACCCGCTGTTATTCCTCATATTGAAAGTAAAGCTCTCAGAGCGCTTGCGGTATCTTCCGAAAAGAGAATGGCCATTCTTCCTGAAGTGCATACCGTATCCGAAGATGCCATTAAGGGATTTAACTTTACACTTTGGGGAGGTATTTTTGCCCCCGTAGGCACTCCAGATTATGTTGCAAATTACTTAAATGCTGAAATTAACGAGGTATTAAAAGATCCGTCCTTTAGCGGCCCCTTAGAGAAGGATGGCTTATTCATTAAGATAAATTCACAAGCCGAGTTCATGGAATTCATTAAGCGTGAAACCATCAAATACAGCAAACTATTAAAGACTATTGAAATTAAGAACGACTAG
- a CDS encoding tripartite tricarboxylate transporter substrate binding protein, producing MITTKQKNIFNVFLSLTLSLLTYPAYSQEFPPKKTITMVVGFAAGGAADTAARIISKKLSENIGANVVVDNRGGAGGNIAHQFAANGPTDGSTILFGSVGPLTIAPHMMKLPYDPFKDLSPITMGVNFPNILVVNSGTGIKTFAEYIAYAKKNPKKLEYASTGPGSASHLAGELLDEMASIQTVHVPYKGGAPALQDLLGGRVAAYFSTYSTSQAYIENGQLIPLAVTGPQRLKSLPKIPTIAESGYAGFNATNWYAFVASSKVPAPILDRWNVEIVKVLNSPDVVRQLNDHGLTPMPTSREELGKYMAKESLTWGRLIREKKITGE from the coding sequence ATGATTACTACGAAACAGAAAAATATCTTTAATGTATTTCTAAGTCTTACATTAAGCTTACTTACTTACCCAGCATATTCTCAAGAATTTCCGCCTAAAAAGACGATCACTATGGTCGTTGGATTTGCAGCGGGTGGAGCTGCAGATACGGCAGCTCGGATCATTTCAAAAAAACTCAGTGAGAACATTGGTGCAAATGTGGTTGTCGATAACCGTGGTGGCGCAGGTGGAAATATTGCACATCAGTTTGCTGCTAATGGACCTACCGATGGCAGTACCATCCTATTTGGCTCAGTTGGACCGCTAACCATTGCTCCACATATGATGAAGCTTCCGTACGATCCCTTTAAGGATCTTTCGCCAATCACGATGGGGGTTAATTTCCCAAATATTCTTGTGGTCAATTCGGGTACTGGCATTAAAACGTTTGCAGAGTACATTGCTTATGCTAAAAAAAATCCTAAAAAATTAGAATATGCATCTACTGGACCTGGCTCTGCATCGCATCTAGCGGGAGAATTGCTAGACGAAATGGCTAGCATTCAAACGGTACACGTGCCTTACAAGGGTGGAGCGCCGGCGCTACAAGATTTACTAGGTGGTCGTGTTGCGGCATATTTCTCGACCTACAGTACGTCTCAAGCCTATATCGAAAATGGGCAACTGATTCCTTTGGCAGTTACGGGGCCGCAGCGCCTTAAATCGCTACCTAAAATCCCAACCATTGCCGAATCTGGATACGCTGGTTTTAATGCGACTAATTGGTATGCCTTTGTTGCCTCATCTAAGGTACCAGCTCCGATATTAGATCGCTGGAATGTGGAGATTGTGAAGGTTCTAAATTCGCCTGATGTAGTGAGGCAATTGAATGATCATGGTCTTACTCCAATGCCTACCTCGCGCGAGGAACTAGGAAAATATATGGCCAAAGAATCATTAACTTGGGGCCGGCTTATCAGGGAAAAGAAAATCACAGGCGAATAA
- the tcuB gene encoding tricarballylate utilization 4Fe-4S protein TcuB, producing MQQLKSLILEASALGSNAPEVEAARMLTICNSCRYCEGFCAVFPAMTRRIEFLPADVNFMANLCHNCGACLYACQYAPPHEFAVNIPKVMAQVRKDTYIAYAWPKAFGSLYKSNGVAVSMAASLSLILFLLLTLVVNGTLTSGPLNGNFYAIFSHNTLAIMFGAVFGFSIIALLIGLQNFWRGIDPGLSSGGAVAEATHDALTLKYLGGGHGEGCNNEDDAFTLWRKRFHHFTFYGFMLCFAATSVATLYHYLLDLHAPYALNSIPVILGTLGGIGLLIGPAGLLYLNFKRNAEHGDASQKPMDRAFILLLFFISASGLALLAYRDTSAMPALLATHLGFVMGLFLTMPYGKFAHGFYRLVALLKNAIEKRQPNKLGLSGE from the coding sequence ATGCAGCAACTTAAATCCTTAATTTTGGAAGCGAGTGCTTTAGGCTCAAATGCGCCAGAAGTAGAGGCGGCTCGTATGTTGACTATCTGCAATTCCTGCCGATACTGCGAGGGATTTTGTGCGGTCTTTCCTGCTATGACGAGACGGATAGAGTTTTTGCCTGCTGATGTGAATTTCATGGCAAATCTTTGTCATAACTGTGGGGCATGTTTGTATGCTTGCCAATACGCTCCACCACATGAATTTGCTGTAAATATTCCAAAAGTAATGGCACAAGTTCGTAAGGACACCTATATTGCTTATGCATGGCCAAAGGCCTTTGGCTCTTTATATAAATCAAATGGGGTGGCCGTTTCAATGGCGGCATCCCTTTCGCTCATTTTATTTTTACTGCTAACGCTGGTAGTGAATGGAACCCTAACTTCTGGTCCGCTTAACGGAAATTTTTACGCAATCTTTTCACACAATACCTTGGCAATCATGTTTGGCGCAGTTTTTGGATTTTCAATAATTGCCCTGCTAATTGGTTTGCAGAATTTCTGGCGCGGCATTGATCCGGGTCTTTCCTCGGGGGGTGCGGTCGCCGAAGCGACACATGACGCATTAACTTTGAAGTATCTTGGCGGTGGTCATGGAGAGGGCTGTAATAACGAAGACGATGCTTTTACTTTGTGGCGTAAGCGGTTTCACCATTTCACTTTTTACGGCTTCATGCTTTGCTTTGCGGCTACTAGCGTAGCAACTTTGTATCACTATTTACTGGATTTACATGCTCCATATGCGCTCAATAGTATTCCAGTCATTTTAGGAACGCTTGGCGGTATTGGTTTGCTGATTGGACCTGCAGGCCTACTATATTTGAATTTTAAGAGAAATGCTGAGCATGGAGATGCTTCTCAAAAACCAATGGATAGAGCATTTATTCTGCTGCTTTTCTTCATTAGCGCCTCAGGCTTAGCTCTCTTAGCCTATCGCGATACTAGTGCAATGCCTGCATTACTTGCTACCCATTTAGGCTTTGTGATGGGCCTCTTTTTAACAATGCCTTATGGGAAATTTGCCCATGGATTCTATAGGCTTGTAGCGCTTTTAAAGAATGCAATTGAAAAACGTCAACCCAACAAACTTGGCTTAAGTGGAGAATAG
- the tcuA gene encoding FAD-dependent tricarballylate dehydrogenase TcuA, with protein sequence MSSQAKQNPLDVLVIGGGNAALCAALMAREAGASVLVLEAAPREWRGGNSAHTRNIRAMHEQPEDVMLESYPEEEYWQDILKVTSGKTDEKMARYVIRSSSQCRKWMKHHGVHFQPPLSGTLNLSRTNAFFMGGGKALVNAYYRSAEKLGVEIRYNSPVDKLEIQSGKFIAAYVGNERIEAKTCVLAAGGFESNREWLKEAWGINEYGESPADNFLIRGTQYNKGVLLKQLIGLGADSVSDPTQAHMVAVDARAPLYDGGICTRIDAVSFGIVVNKNAQRFSDEGEDFWPKRYAFWGRLVAQQPGQIGYSIIDSKVLGRFMPPVFPGEKADTLEELAKKLGIDPSALVQTVSAYNAACRVGTFDHTIMDDCYTEGLDPPKTHWALPIDKGPFYGYAVRPGVTFTYLGLKTDETAAVRFNNQPSVNLFVAGEMMAGNVLGKGYAAGIGMAIGTVFGRIAGSEAAKAALHHRSHSHAAT encoded by the coding sequence ATGAGTTCCCAAGCAAAACAAAATCCACTAGATGTGCTGGTCATTGGCGGCGGCAATGCCGCTCTTTGCGCCGCTCTTATGGCAAGAGAAGCTGGGGCTTCTGTATTGGTTTTAGAGGCTGCCCCAAGGGAATGGCGAGGCGGTAATTCAGCGCATACCCGCAACATTCGCGCAATGCATGAGCAACCGGAAGATGTCATGCTGGAATCCTATCCGGAAGAAGAATACTGGCAGGATATTTTGAAGGTAACCAGTGGCAAGACAGATGAAAAAATGGCTAGATATGTCATACGATCTTCATCTCAATGTCGCAAATGGATGAAGCATCATGGAGTGCACTTTCAGCCACCTTTATCAGGGACTCTTAATTTATCCCGTACTAATGCATTCTTTATGGGTGGTGGTAAAGCCTTAGTGAATGCCTACTACCGAAGTGCCGAGAAGTTGGGCGTAGAAATTCGCTACAACTCACCAGTAGATAAACTAGAAATCCAGAGTGGAAAATTTATAGCTGCTTATGTAGGTAATGAACGAATTGAGGCAAAGACTTGTGTCTTAGCTGCAGGTGGTTTTGAATCGAATCGCGAGTGGCTAAAAGAGGCTTGGGGTATTAATGAGTATGGCGAATCTCCAGCGGATAACTTTTTAATACGCGGCACCCAATACAATAAGGGTGTTTTGCTTAAGCAATTGATTGGGCTGGGTGCGGATTCAGTGAGCGATCCAACTCAGGCCCACATGGTTGCGGTCGATGCGCGAGCGCCTTTATATGACGGCGGTATTTGTACTCGCATTGATGCAGTTTCCTTTGGAATTGTTGTTAATAAAAATGCACAACGCTTTTCTGATGAAGGTGAAGACTTTTGGCCCAAGCGTTACGCCTTCTGGGGAAGATTGGTTGCTCAGCAGCCCGGCCAAATTGGCTATTCCATCATCGATTCCAAAGTATTGGGCCGTTTTATGCCACCGGTATTTCCAGGCGAAAAAGCAGATACCCTTGAAGAGTTAGCGAAAAAGCTTGGTATAGATCCAAGCGCCTTGGTGCAAACAGTGAGTGCATATAACGCAGCATGTCGAGTGGGCACTTTTGATCATACGATCATGGATGACTGTTACACCGAAGGTCTAGACCCACCAAAAACACATTGGGCCTTGCCGATAGATAAAGGTCCTTTTTATGGTTATGCAGTTCGACCTGGCGTTACATTTACCTACTTAGGTTTAAAAACCGATGAAACTGCAGCGGTTCGTTTTAATAATCAACCAAGCGTGAATTTATTCGTAGCTGGAGAGATGATGGCTGGAAATGTATTGGGTAAAGGTTATGCAGCAGGTATTGGCATGGCGATTGGAACAGTATTTGGGCGAATAGCGGGAAGTGAAGCAGCAAAAGCAGCGTTACATCATAGGAGCCATTCCCATGCAGCAACTTAA
- a CDS encoding isocitrate/isopropylmalate dehydrogenase family protein: protein MSKKLHVGILEGDDIGHEIVPVAVEVAKAAANIHQVDIEWVPLPVGRRALDIHGHTLPPETLETLHTLDGWILGPIGHRAYPKQVNAINPHPILRKQFNLFANVRPTRSYPDIGCLRDDIDLIIVRENNEGFQPDRNMLVGNAEFRPSDEMTLSMRVITRTGSRRVAQAAYELARQRKKHLTYVHKDTVFKLGCGMFVEECKKLAPEYPDVLVDDVIVDTMAMRLVRDPQNFDVIVTTNMFGDILSDEAAGLVGGLGMAPGLCIGDGDVAMAQATHGSAPDIAGKGIANPYSIIESTRMMFDWLGHSRNIPEAVAMARSMSEATTIALANPNARTGDINGKGNTASMAKAILEALK from the coding sequence ATGTCAAAAAAATTACACGTAGGAATTCTGGAGGGTGATGATATTGGTCACGAGATTGTGCCAGTTGCGGTAGAGGTTGCTAAGGCAGCAGCGAATATTCACCAGGTTGATATTGAGTGGGTACCATTGCCAGTCGGGCGTCGTGCGCTTGATATCCATGGCCATACCCTGCCACCAGAAACCTTAGAAACGCTGCATACTTTAGATGGTTGGATCTTGGGTCCCATTGGACATCGAGCTTATCCAAAGCAAGTGAATGCAATTAATCCCCATCCTATATTGCGCAAGCAATTTAATTTATTTGCAAACGTAAGACCAACACGCTCTTATCCAGACATAGGCTGTCTTCGTGATGATATTGATTTAATTATTGTTCGTGAAAATAATGAGGGCTTTCAGCCAGACCGGAATATGTTAGTTGGGAATGCAGAGTTTCGTCCAAGTGATGAGATGACGCTTTCAATGCGCGTAATTACTAGAACCGGCAGTCGACGTGTGGCCCAGGCTGCGTATGAACTTGCACGACAGCGAAAGAAGCATTTAACATATGTACATAAAGATACCGTCTTTAAGTTGGGTTGCGGGATGTTTGTTGAGGAATGCAAAAAATTAGCACCCGAATATCCAGATGTGCTAGTTGATGATGTGATTGTGGACACTATGGCAATGCGCCTCGTACGCGACCCTCAGAACTTTGACGTAATTGTCACCACTAATATGTTTGGCGACATCCTATCGGATGAAGCGGCAGGTCTCGTGGGTGGTTTAGGTATGGCGCCTGGTTTATGTATTGGCGATGGCGATGTGGCGATGGCGCAAGCGACCCATGGCTCGGCACCGGATATTGCTGGCAAAGGCATTGCCAATCCCTATTCCATAATTGAATCAACCCGCATGATGTTCGATTGGCTCGGGCATAGTAGAAATATCCCCGAGGCTGTGGCGATGGCAAGATCAATGTCAGAGGCAACCACGATAGCCCTAGCAAATCCGAATGCTCGGACTGGAGACATTAATGGCAAGGGTAATACCGCTTCAATGGCTAAAGCAATATTGGAGGCTTTGAAGTAA
- a CDS encoding amidohydrolase family protein — protein sequence MNHQRRKLLQCTLGVAALPVLGSVGSSFAQQGLSAPGGYDLLITGARVIDPSQNLDAVMDIGVRSGRIVEIQKNLPRDKAAQQINAVGKIITPGLVDLHAHTYPQASAIGLPADELVHFTATTTFVSAGDAGGNNFSAFKNFIQAQARSRMFAFVHISSIGLAGYPIGEMRNIDYANIDLAARVVNENPDLVLGIKVRETLDVVGENGIEPLRRAREAAERSGIKGTRVMCHIGNAPGDLGNLLDLLRPGDILTHAYSGAGNNTVQNGKLIAAALEAKKRGVIIDVGHGGGSFDFTVAEPAIQQGLMPDTISSDLHAFSGNSPSIPYLPNVMSKFLTLGFSLNQVIAMATNRPAAIINRDPLLGTLKKNASADISIFDLVEKPVEWLDTRSNKRPGMYSLVPVQTIRAGRPFGRPFVSPFGW from the coding sequence ATGAATCACCAAAGACGAAAGTTATTGCAGTGCACCCTTGGGGTTGCAGCACTCCCTGTCCTGGGGAGTGTTGGAAGCAGTTTTGCGCAACAAGGGCTATCAGCTCCAGGCGGATATGACTTGTTGATAACGGGTGCACGCGTGATTGATCCATCTCAAAATCTTGATGCTGTAATGGATATTGGAGTTCGCAGCGGCCGCATCGTTGAGATACAAAAAAACTTGCCAAGAGACAAGGCTGCGCAGCAAATCAACGCAGTGGGAAAAATTATTACCCCTGGTTTGGTAGATTTACATGCTCATACCTATCCCCAAGCTTCCGCAATTGGCTTGCCTGCTGATGAGTTAGTACATTTTACTGCTACAACAACTTTTGTTAGTGCTGGCGATGCAGGCGGTAATAATTTCTCTGCCTTTAAAAACTTTATTCAAGCCCAGGCTCGTAGTCGTATGTTCGCTTTTGTACACATCTCATCAATTGGTTTAGCTGGCTATCCAATTGGTGAGATGAGAAACATTGATTACGCTAATATTGATTTAGCAGCGCGAGTAGTGAATGAGAACCCCGATCTAGTACTTGGCATTAAGGTGAGAGAAACATTGGATGTGGTGGGTGAGAACGGCATTGAGCCTTTGCGCAGAGCAAGAGAAGCGGCGGAGCGCTCAGGCATAAAGGGTACTCGAGTGATGTGCCATATTGGTAATGCTCCTGGCGATCTTGGGAACTTGTTGGACCTCCTGCGTCCAGGTGATATCTTGACTCATGCCTATAGTGGCGCTGGCAACAATACGGTGCAAAACGGTAAGCTCATTGCCGCAGCCTTAGAGGCCAAGAAACGGGGTGTAATTATTGATGTTGGGCATGGCGGTGGAAGTTTTGACTTTACGGTTGCTGAGCCTGCCATTCAGCAGGGTCTGATGCCGGATACGATCTCAAGTGATTTGCATGCATTTAGTGGCAACTCTCCCAGCATTCCCTATTTGCCAAATGTCATGAGCAAGTTCTTAACCTTGGGCTTTAGCCTGAACCAGGTGATTGCTATGGCTACTAATAGACCTGCGGCAATTATTAATCGCGATCCTTTGTTAGGCACACTAAAGAAAAATGCGTCGGCAGATATCTCTATATTTGATTTGGTTGAGAAGCCTGTCGAATGGTTAGATACTCGCAGCAATAAGCGTCCTGGAATGTACAGCTTAGTTCCAGTACAAACGATTCGTGCTGGTAGACCTTTCGGTAGACCTTTTGTTTCTCCGTTTGGATGGTGA
- a CDS encoding VOC family protein, whose translation MLCKRLHHAAYRCLDAKETVQFYTQILGLKFSHAMGEDHVPSTGLYSPHIHIFFQMEDGSCIAFFECPKDPGSIKDKESPDWIQHFAFKVESLEVLIEAKKDLEKKGVKVLGPTNHDDFITSIYFFDPSGHRLELTADTCVASMYPFFEAEAPKVLALWDETHDWSQREKLFGSKTGYKR comes from the coding sequence ATGCTTTGCAAAAGGCTTCATCATGCTGCATATCGTTGTCTCGATGCTAAGGAAACGGTACAGTTTTACACCCAAATATTGGGTTTGAAGTTTTCACATGCCATGGGTGAGGATCATGTTCCTTCTACTGGTTTGTACAGCCCACATATCCATATCTTTTTTCAAATGGAAGATGGTAGCTGCATTGCATTTTTTGAGTGTCCAAAAGATCCTGGGAGTATCAAGGATAAGGAGTCACCAGACTGGATACAGCATTTTGCCTTTAAGGTCGAAAGTCTAGAGGTACTCATAGAGGCTAAAAAAGATTTAGAGAAAAAAGGGGTTAAAGTTTTAGGACCTACGAACCATGATGATTTCATCACCTCTATTTACTTCTTTGATCCATCTGGTCATCGCCTAGAGTTAACTGCAGATACTTGTGTGGCCTCTATGTACCCATTCTTTGAAGCTGAGGCGCCTAAAGTCTTGGCCTTATGGGATGAAACCCATGACTGGTCTCAAAGAGAAAAGCTTTTTGGCTCAAAGACTGGTTATAAGAGATAG
- a CDS encoding tripartite tricarboxylate transporter substrate binding protein produces MLIKTFLFSAFIAGSVCAQTSSSDKPITLVQGFGAGGNSDTIARIIAPGLSKELGQQVIVDAKTGAGGNIASAAVAKSAPDGNTLILMTGGHAVSAALYKQLNFNPIEDFDWISIVTQFPFAVSVSEESKFKTLADVIKAARVMPDSISYTSVGIGSTQHLSGELFASMAGVKMMHVPYKGGAGPLQDVLGGRVDVMFDSITVTKTQMETGKLRALGVTSLKPYKLLPGVSPVADAIPAYEVTSWTGLAAPKGMSPEVLKRLHVAVIKVLSDPEVIAKLENTGGLVTPSSSSPQMKQYVTDQITKWKRVVAMANISKQ; encoded by the coding sequence ATGTTGATTAAAACCTTTTTATTCTCGGCATTTATAGCTGGCTCAGTCTGCGCTCAAACATCATCATCTGATAAGCCAATTACTTTAGTGCAGGGATTTGGTGCGGGCGGAAATTCTGACACTATTGCACGCATTATTGCCCCTGGCCTATCTAAAGAGTTGGGGCAACAGGTAATTGTTGATGCAAAGACGGGAGCCGGAGGTAATATCGCTAGTGCTGCAGTTGCTAAATCAGCGCCTGATGGCAATACCTTGATATTGATGACTGGAGGTCACGCAGTTTCTGCCGCTTTATATAAGCAGCTCAACTTTAATCCAATTGAGGATTTTGATTGGATTTCTATAGTGACACAGTTTCCATTTGCAGTTTCTGTCAGTGAGGAGAGTAAATTTAAGACCTTAGCTGATGTGATTAAGGCCGCTAGAGTAATGCCTGATTCGATCTCCTACACCTCGGTTGGAATTGGCTCAACTCAGCATTTATCTGGCGAGTTATTTGCTTCCATGGCTGGCGTAAAAATGATGCACGTGCCCTACAAGGGAGGGGCAGGACCCTTACAAGATGTTTTAGGCGGGAGGGTAGATGTCATGTTTGACTCTATTACCGTCACTAAAACTCAGATGGAAACGGGAAAGTTGAGGGCGCTAGGAGTTACTTCTTTGAAGCCATATAAGTTGTTGCCAGGAGTCTCCCCGGTTGCTGACGCTATCCCTGCGTATGAGGTTACTTCATGGACTGGTTTGGCCGCGCCAAAGGGCATGAGTCCTGAGGTATTAAAACGTTTGCATGTTGCTGTAATAAAAGTATTGTCAGATCCAGAAGTCATTGCCAAACTTGAAAATACAGGTGGGTTGGTTACGCCGTCTAGCTCAAGTCCTCAAATGAAGCAATACGTCACCGATCAAATTACCAAATGGAAAAGGGTGGTGGCTATGGCCAACATCTCCAAACAATAG